In the genome of Leptospira inadai serovar Lyme str. 10, one region contains:
- a CDS encoding cobalamin-binding protein, with protein MGPKRIVCLTEETTELLYLLGEQDRIVGISAYTVRPLKAKDEKPRVSAFINGNIKRITELKPDLVIGFSDIQAELAHDLIKEGLNVLVTNQRTLDEIFETIFLIAGLVGKGKEADSLVNSYKQKLENVRIAAAGKSRPKVFFQEWDEPVITGIRWVSELLEIAGAKDCFGHLKEKSLAKDRIISLEDVAKSNPDIFIGCWCGKPMDFEWVRTRREWMQVSAIRNGRIFEMDPAIILQPGPALFEAGILELEKIIDSARDPSFS; from the coding sequence ATGGGTCCAAAACGAATCGTTTGTCTGACAGAGGAAACGACCGAACTCCTCTATCTATTAGGGGAGCAGGATAGAATTGTCGGGATCTCGGCTTATACGGTCAGGCCTCTTAAGGCCAAGGATGAAAAGCCGCGGGTCTCCGCTTTTATCAACGGGAATATTAAGCGAATTACGGAATTGAAGCCGGATCTAGTAATCGGGTTTTCGGACATTCAGGCCGAGCTTGCTCACGATTTGATTAAGGAAGGTTTAAACGTCTTGGTAACAAATCAAAGGACGTTGGACGAAATTTTTGAAACGATATTTCTGATAGCCGGATTGGTCGGAAAAGGAAAGGAAGCGGATTCTTTAGTGAATAGCTATAAGCAAAAACTGGAAAATGTTAGAATCGCCGCGGCGGGAAAATCGCGTCCGAAAGTTTTTTTCCAAGAATGGGATGAACCGGTTATTACCGGAATCCGCTGGGTTTCCGAGCTTTTAGAGATTGCCGGTGCGAAAGATTGCTTCGGACATTTAAAAGAGAAATCGTTGGCAAAAGACAGGATTATTTCTCTGGAAGACGTTGCGAAGTCGAATCCTGATATTTTCATCGGGTGTTGGTGCGGGAAGCCGATGGATTTTGAATGGGTTCGTACTCGTCGGGAATGGATGCAAGTATCTGCGATAAGGAACGGAAGAATTTTTGAAATGGACCCTGCGATTATTCTTCAACCGGGTCCGGCCTTATTCGAAGCGGGAATTCTCGAACTGGAGAAAATCATCGATTCTGCAAGGGATCCGTCTTTTTCGTAA
- the mtnP gene encoding S-methyl-5'-thioadenosine phosphorylase translates to MSTKVKAAIIGGTGLYSLDGMELVEEVFPETPWGKPSDAIKIGKIQGKLIAFLPRHGVGHFLMPHEVPVKANIAALKILGVEEIVAFSSVGSLREEIKPLDFVLPAQIIDRTRGRESTFFGKGVVAHAPFADPFSANLSARIKKAAVKIGLPIHDGKTLVCMEGPLFSTRAESHLYRSWGADIINMSVLPEAKLAREAEIAYQMICMSTDYDCWRENEEAVTAELVIANLGKNAESAKKLLSALISDLGNGDDLTLKNSTKYSIITSPEKRNPDTVAKLKVLFPDYF, encoded by the coding sequence ATGTCGACCAAGGTTAAGGCAGCTATCATCGGAGGAACGGGTTTATACAGCTTGGACGGAATGGAGCTGGTGGAAGAAGTATTTCCGGAAACTCCTTGGGGAAAACCTTCGGACGCAATTAAAATCGGTAAGATACAAGGTAAGCTGATCGCCTTTTTGCCTCGCCATGGTGTAGGCCATTTTCTGATGCCCCATGAGGTTCCCGTTAAAGCGAACATTGCCGCTTTAAAAATCTTAGGTGTCGAAGAGATTGTTGCATTTAGTTCGGTCGGAAGTCTGCGCGAGGAAATTAAGCCTTTGGATTTCGTCCTACCCGCTCAAATTATCGATCGAACTAGAGGTCGAGAATCCACATTTTTCGGGAAAGGGGTCGTAGCACATGCTCCGTTCGCGGATCCTTTCTCCGCAAATTTAAGCGCTCGAATTAAAAAAGCGGCCGTTAAGATCGGCCTTCCAATTCACGACGGTAAGACTTTGGTTTGCATGGAAGGACCGCTTTTTTCCACAAGAGCCGAATCGCATCTTTATCGCTCTTGGGGAGCTGATATTATCAACATGAGCGTTTTGCCCGAGGCTAAATTGGCTCGAGAAGCCGAAATCGCATATCAAATGATCTGTATGTCTACCGATTATGATTGCTGGAGAGAGAACGAAGAAGCAGTTACTGCAGAATTAGTAATTGCTAATTTAGGTAAAAATGCTGAAAGCGCTAAAAAGTTGCTATCAGCCCTGATTTCCGATCTTGGAAACGGGGACGATTTAACTTTAAAGAATAGTACTAAATATTCCATCATTACCTCCCCTGAAAAACGCAATCCGGACACGGTCGCAAAGCTGAAAGTTCTCTTTCCGGATTATTTCTGA
- a CDS encoding alpha/beta hydrolase — MRLYSILGIFIFIPFLLLFGIGFLLYYNQSKLIFFPESLPKDFKYSFQFPYEEIAIDLPEGEKIYALYFQASPNPKGTILYFHGNAGSLRTWGGISEDILPNGWNLLMTDYRGYGKSRARLTELGMYEDAERWYSYLQNRIGSPEDRIVIYGRSIGTAIAVDLATKKSPRTVILETPYTTLADLAAIYYPILPSWLLSFKLDSRSKISNVSSPIHIFHGTEDEIIPFSQGNDLYKTAIKNGKKAELIRIQGGSHNDLSFFSKYKLELKRILAH, encoded by the coding sequence ATGAGATTGTATTCAATTTTAGGAATTTTCATCTTTATCCCGTTTCTTTTATTATTCGGAATCGGATTTCTACTCTACTATAATCAAAGTAAACTCATCTTCTTCCCCGAATCGCTTCCGAAAGATTTTAAATACTCTTTTCAATTTCCTTACGAAGAGATTGCGATCGATCTTCCGGAAGGAGAAAAAATCTACGCTCTCTATTTCCAAGCATCTCCAAATCCGAAAGGAACGATATTATACTTTCACGGAAATGCGGGCAGTTTACGAACTTGGGGAGGAATTAGCGAGGATATTCTCCCGAACGGTTGGAATTTGCTGATGACCGATTACCGGGGATATGGGAAAAGCAGGGCTAGATTAACCGAATTAGGAATGTATGAAGATGCGGAACGATGGTATTCCTATCTTCAGAATCGAATCGGATCTCCGGAAGACCGGATCGTAATATATGGTCGCTCGATCGGAACGGCAATAGCGGTAGATCTTGCCACGAAGAAGTCTCCACGCACCGTAATATTAGAAACCCCTTATACTACTTTGGCGGATTTAGCGGCGATTTATTATCCGATTCTACCTTCTTGGTTACTTTCCTTCAAACTCGATTCGCGTTCGAAAATTTCGAATGTATCATCGCCGATTCATATATTCCACGGGACCGAAGACGAGATCATTCCCTTTTCCCAAGGGAATGATCTATATAAGACAGCCATTAAAAACGGAAAAAAAGCGGAATTAATTCGAATACAAGGAGGAAGCCATAACGACCTCTCCTTTTTTTCGAAGTACAAACTAGAGCTAAAACGAATTCTCGCCCATTAA
- a CDS encoding alkaline phosphatase D family protein, with protein MKRSSSNYIIIAVILSFASLTFLFGKSKVTVESKISVILSGPMVGYSTHKEVKLWVQTKIPAKVYAEYFPVGESNRKKKTQETTTRHDQGNVAHLLADELEPGKKYSYLLYVDGNPIEPINKQEFRTQPIWIGKQSGPPDFRFALGSCAFVNDSKYDTQPKPYGGDYQIFHSILSQNPEFMLWMGDNIYLREPDWDSRTGFIYRYTQQRALPELQPLLAKVHNYAILDDHDWGPNDGDASFWLRDTAEEMFKLFWANPNYAKKGLYGSFTWGDAQFFLLDDRSFRTANDNKLGKRSYLGDRQLDWLINALIFSKYTFKFVVAGGQVLNPLQVFENYSTYSEERNQLLNAIKKQKLKNVIFLTGDRHFTELSLLEENGEEPIYDLTVSPLTSSTYPPITERNPLRVQNTLVDDKRNFGMIEVTGPLKNRKLTIRIHDFEGKELWTREINAR; from the coding sequence ATGAAACGGTCGTCATCGAATTACATTATTATAGCAGTCATTTTATCCTTCGCTTCCCTTACATTTCTTTTCGGAAAAAGTAAAGTTACCGTAGAAAGCAAAATCTCCGTTATCTTATCCGGTCCGATGGTAGGATATTCTACCCATAAGGAAGTAAAACTCTGGGTACAGACAAAAATTCCGGCAAAAGTTTATGCGGAATATTTTCCTGTCGGAGAATCGAATCGTAAAAAAAAGACCCAAGAAACCACCACTAGACACGATCAGGGAAACGTAGCGCATTTACTCGCGGACGAGCTCGAGCCGGGGAAAAAATATTCTTATTTATTATACGTGGATGGAAATCCGATCGAACCTATAAATAAACAGGAATTTCGAACTCAACCGATTTGGATCGGAAAACAATCCGGCCCTCCCGATTTTCGCTTCGCACTCGGAAGCTGCGCTTTCGTAAACGATTCCAAGTACGATACTCAACCCAAACCTTACGGTGGAGATTACCAAATTTTTCATTCCATTCTCTCTCAGAATCCTGAGTTCATGCTTTGGATGGGAGATAATATTTATTTAAGAGAACCCGACTGGGATTCCCGAACCGGCTTTATTTATAGATACACGCAACAAAGAGCTTTGCCGGAACTCCAGCCGCTCTTAGCCAAAGTTCATAATTACGCAATACTCGATGACCATGATTGGGGACCTAATGACGGAGACGCCTCTTTTTGGTTGCGGGATACTGCCGAGGAAATGTTTAAACTTTTCTGGGCAAACCCGAACTATGCTAAGAAAGGTTTGTATGGATCTTTTACCTGGGGGGACGCCCAATTCTTTCTTCTGGATGACCGAAGCTTTAGAACCGCCAACGACAATAAACTTGGGAAACGGTCTTACTTGGGAGATAGGCAGTTAGATTGGCTTATCAACGCATTAATATTCTCCAAATACACTTTCAAATTTGTCGTGGCCGGAGGTCAAGTTCTCAACCCGTTGCAGGTCTTTGAAAATTATTCAACCTACTCCGAAGAAAGAAATCAATTATTGAATGCGATCAAAAAACAGAAACTTAAAAACGTGATATTCCTAACCGGAGATAGACATTTTACCGAACTTTCCTTATTGGAGGAAAACGGAGAAGAACCGATCTACGATTTAACCGTTTCTCCTTTAACTTCGTCGACCTATCCTCCTATTACGGAAAGAAATCCCTTACGGGTGCAAAACACCTTGGTGGATGATAAACGAAATTTTGGAATGATCGAAGTCACCGGCCCTCTAAAAAATCGAAAACTTACTATCCGGATCCATGATTTCGAAGGCAAAGAACTTTGGACTCGAGAAATCAACGCGAGATGA
- a CDS encoding PAS domain S-box protein, translating to MDPCFLESEFLLQIFESCRDGIVIADSEGAIFDANDSFVKLTNYTRAKLRSLNIWDFTADRWRSIEADMIKEQLIPNGYTEEYEKEIIRKDRTLVSVSVKMYYVTESQGTRKVIWGTFRDLSQEKTRDELSSQYYRKTKEGWEALKRIFDLNPLPMSISEINSGKLIDVNARFEEEVGYSSEELLGRTTVELGLWKDLDTRTRTMEVIREKGWVNNLELLFRKKSGEEFWGLFSAQIIEYKGSTVLLTITVPISDRIKAEKEKRKLLEDIQEKQEILDQIIRLNPSAITLSKADGTYLEANDLFLEYVGKTKEEILGKTPVELGVYQDLADRAHILEHLRTSGIVRNLEISMKTAEGKMRSILFSARILESKGEKKILAIGHDISDIEESRERLESLAKELEKSRELFQKLFQLIPSGVVLTDWETKRIIDANERYLELIRFPREEVIGKTTPELHIWDLDPEFRSYVYESLKTKNEIASMETVVKASDGTPIPILYSGRMVALNGHPHVISVSTDISERKKAEEEAKRLNEEILYNKDLFERIFQLNPAAVSLSDLETGVYRQVNQSYCELIGYPREQIIGKSSQELGIWEKDADRKTLLAELKAKGWTGSVEATILHSDGTQRKVLSGNRVIKMNDRQMLLALLIDITEKKKIEAERDEYFAQLEESKGLFERVFEMNPDTITISDLTTGRYISVNERFTEMLQYPKEEAIGNTSVEMGIWPREVRNKIVETLREKGVMRDFDVRLTRKDGSYVDAIFSARIINLGKSPSLIAITRDITQSKAAAKEKEEQAQRLSMQAKAFLEMTRDPEFVSGNLEEAAKKISKMASETLDCDRASIWIFDKGGEEIWTSIAGWDRKSNSYLERISMRLSDYPNYFEAIKTTRFLDIKDAINDPRTLEFADIYCTPLNITSLLNAPVFLRGRIKGIVCLEHRGNLREWKGYESQFAVTVTEQVTQLLLNAERNEAKEELEKAVTIRTSELASALDNLRKMQDQLILSEKMAALGQLIAGIAHEINNPLGAISALSGEVKAYLNSSADRLKKLGIMLSSADSLLIHNLSNFIRRGLESKESQLTREERRILLKDIKNNLVEVGFENAYDLADRIMDTGLPAALKEFPDLFGDPSNYPLLDFAIEEIQTFKNVTSIRLAVDRTSKIVYALKNYAHIDFGGRKVETDLVENIETVLTIYHNQMKNGVEIEFDFPIRPKVPAFPDDLLQVWTNLIYNSLQAMNFKGKIKISIRESNNDVTVSIWDNGPGIPAEVKAKIFDPFFTTKGPGEGSGLGLDISRRIILKHGGRIELDSKPGETTFKVILPRS from the coding sequence TTGGATCCTTGCTTCTTAGAATCAGAATTTCTTTTGCAAATTTTCGAATCATGTCGAGACGGCATCGTTATAGCCGATTCCGAAGGAGCTATTTTCGATGCAAACGATTCTTTCGTAAAACTAACGAACTATACCCGAGCGAAACTAAGATCCCTGAATATCTGGGACTTTACCGCCGATCGTTGGAGATCCATCGAAGCCGATATGATTAAAGAACAGCTTATTCCGAACGGTTACACCGAAGAATATGAAAAGGAAATCATTCGCAAAGATAGAACCTTAGTTTCCGTATCGGTAAAAATGTATTACGTAACCGAATCCCAAGGAACGAGGAAAGTAATTTGGGGAACTTTTAGAGATCTATCCCAAGAGAAAACAAGGGATGAATTAAGTTCCCAATACTATCGAAAAACCAAAGAAGGTTGGGAAGCGCTCAAACGAATTTTCGATCTAAACCCTCTTCCGATGAGCATATCGGAAATAAATTCCGGAAAATTAATAGACGTCAACGCGCGATTCGAAGAGGAAGTCGGGTACTCTTCCGAAGAGTTATTAGGTAGAACGACCGTCGAATTAGGGCTTTGGAAGGATCTCGATACTCGTACTCGAACTATGGAAGTGATTCGAGAGAAAGGTTGGGTAAATAACCTAGAACTTCTGTTTAGAAAAAAATCGGGAGAAGAGTTTTGGGGACTTTTTTCCGCCCAGATTATAGAATACAAAGGGTCGACGGTTCTTCTCACGATCACCGTTCCTATCTCCGATCGAATCAAGGCAGAGAAGGAAAAGAGAAAACTATTGGAAGATATTCAGGAAAAACAGGAAATCCTAGATCAGATCATTCGTCTCAACCCGTCGGCCATCACTCTCTCAAAAGCTGATGGAACATACCTTGAAGCAAACGACCTTTTTTTGGAATACGTCGGAAAAACTAAGGAAGAAATTTTAGGTAAAACCCCGGTTGAATTAGGCGTCTACCAAGACTTGGCGGACCGAGCACACATTCTCGAACACTTACGAACCTCGGGAATCGTAAGAAACCTGGAAATTAGTATGAAAACGGCCGAAGGAAAAATGCGATCCATTTTATTCTCAGCCAGAATATTGGAATCCAAAGGAGAAAAGAAAATCCTAGCGATCGGGCACGACATCTCCGATATCGAGGAATCTCGAGAAAGACTCGAGTCATTGGCAAAAGAACTGGAAAAAAGCCGAGAGCTATTTCAAAAATTATTCCAACTCATTCCTTCGGGAGTTGTGCTTACCGATTGGGAAACTAAACGTATTATTGATGCAAATGAACGATATTTGGAATTGATTCGGTTTCCTCGTGAAGAGGTAATCGGCAAGACAACTCCCGAATTGCATATATGGGATTTAGATCCGGAATTTCGATCCTACGTTTACGAATCTTTAAAAACGAAAAACGAAATCGCAAGTATGGAAACCGTAGTCAAAGCCTCGGACGGCACTCCGATACCGATTTTATATTCCGGTCGTATGGTAGCTCTCAACGGACATCCGCACGTCATCTCGGTAAGTACGGACATCTCGGAAAGAAAAAAGGCCGAAGAGGAAGCTAAAAGATTAAACGAAGAGATATTATATAATAAGGATCTATTCGAACGTATATTCCAATTAAATCCTGCCGCAGTTTCCCTATCCGATTTGGAAACGGGAGTCTACCGGCAAGTAAATCAATCTTATTGCGAGTTGATAGGATACCCTAGAGAGCAGATTATCGGAAAGTCCTCCCAAGAACTTGGAATTTGGGAAAAGGATGCCGATCGTAAAACGCTATTGGCCGAACTCAAGGCGAAGGGATGGACCGGCAGCGTCGAAGCAACCATATTACATTCCGACGGTACTCAACGAAAAGTGTTATCGGGTAACCGAGTTATCAAAATGAATGATCGACAAATGCTGCTCGCTCTCCTGATCGATATCACTGAAAAGAAAAAAATCGAGGCGGAGAGAGACGAATACTTTGCCCAACTGGAGGAGAGTAAGGGACTCTTCGAAAGGGTATTCGAAATGAATCCGGATACTATCACGATTTCCGATCTAACAACGGGAAGGTATATCAGCGTTAACGAAAGATTTACGGAAATGCTGCAGTATCCGAAGGAGGAGGCTATCGGAAATACGTCTGTCGAAATGGGAATATGGCCCAGGGAAGTTCGCAATAAGATCGTTGAAACGCTAAGGGAAAAGGGAGTCATGCGGGATTTCGACGTTCGGCTGACTCGTAAAGACGGCTCGTACGTCGATGCTATCTTTTCGGCCCGGATTATCAATTTAGGAAAATCTCCCTCGTTGATCGCAATCACTCGAGATATTACCCAATCTAAAGCGGCCGCAAAGGAAAAGGAAGAACAGGCTCAAAGACTGTCGATGCAGGCAAAAGCGTTTCTAGAAATGACGAGAGATCCCGAATTTGTTTCGGGAAATTTAGAAGAGGCTGCAAAAAAAATCTCGAAAATGGCTTCCGAAACGCTCGATTGCGATCGTGCTTCGATCTGGATTTTTGATAAAGGAGGCGAGGAAATTTGGACATCGATCGCAGGTTGGGATAGAAAAAGTAATAGCTACCTTGAACGCATTTCGATGCGACTATCGGATTATCCTAATTACTTCGAAGCCATAAAGACGACAAGGTTCCTGGATATTAAAGACGCAATCAACGATCCCCGTACGTTGGAATTCGCCGATATTTATTGCACTCCTTTAAACATCACCTCACTCCTAAACGCGCCCGTATTCTTAAGAGGCAGGATTAAAGGAATCGTCTGTCTGGAACATCGAGGAAATTTGAGGGAATGGAAAGGATACGAATCGCAGTTCGCGGTAACGGTAACCGAACAAGTCACCCAACTCTTGCTGAACGCGGAAAGAAATGAAGCGAAAGAAGAATTGGAAAAGGCGGTCACGATTCGAACTTCCGAACTCGCTTCCGCATTGGACAATCTTCGTAAAATGCAGGATCAACTCATTCTATCCGAGAAAATGGCCGCGCTAGGGCAATTAATCGCCGGAATCGCCCATGAAATAAACAATCCTTTAGGCGCGATATCCGCATTAAGCGGCGAAGTAAAAGCCTATTTGAATTCTTCCGCCGATAGACTTAAAAAATTGGGAATAATGCTCTCTTCTGCGGATTCGCTTCTTATTCATAATCTTTCGAACTTTATCCGACGCGGTTTAGAAAGCAAAGAGTCTCAGCTTACCAGGGAAGAGCGAAGAATCCTCTTGAAGGATATCAAAAATAACCTCGTAGAAGTCGGCTTCGAAAATGCCTACGATCTAGCGGATAGAATAATGGATACCGGCCTTCCAGCCGCGCTAAAGGAATTTCCGGATCTGTTCGGCGACCCGTCCAACTACCCGCTTCTTGATTTTGCAATCGAGGAAATCCAGACTTTCAAGAATGTAACTTCGATTCGATTAGCCGTGGATCGAACTTCAAAAATAGTCTATGCGTTAAAGAATTATGCGCATATCGATTTCGGTGGGAGAAAAGTAGAAACGGATCTAGTGGAGAATATCGAAACCGTCTTAACCATTTATCATAACCAAATGAAGAACGGAGTCGAAATTGAATTTGATTTTCCGATTCGGCCGAAAGTGCCCGCTTTTCCCGACGATTTGTTACAAGTTTGGACAAACCTTATTTACAATTCCTTACAAGCGATGAACTTCAAAGGAAAGATTAAGATTTCCATTCGTGAATCCAACAATGATGTGACGGTTTCCATCTGGGACAACGGTCCCGGAATTCCTGCCGAAGTGAAAGCAAAGATCTTCGATCCATTCTTTACGACTAAAGGCCCCGGCGAAGGTAGCGGACTGGGGCTCGATATATCCAGAAGAATCATACTCAAGCATGGCGGTCGTATCGAGCTCGATTCGAAACCGGGAGAAACGACGTTTAAAGTAATCCTTCCGAGAAGCTAA
- a CDS encoding membrane protein, which produces MSEFLGFIAFIVLIFLFVYPFILSSRVTELKEKVRQLEDRINELESPSKPSLRERDRIPDEKPISIKESIALPAKERTSSEAQKKSVASIRESVPQESPSSPKKNPVKSQTWEKVETIVAQNWTGILGTIILVMGVGFLAIYAALKVSPMIRFLMVLGIAAGLYAVSLYLLTKEFWKQISYWLKSASGAVVLFACVGAASLPGMKWVGNEILALVIVLCGITINLSLAWFASLQRFASLHVVLSLLALAILPFTNLVFCVGVGVTVFSAALSYKAKWEYHLLQTVVSFLIVNFFFKNHIISSAGDYESTARIFGLTGTGLVGVMSLLVHYRKVYATEKLEILPFITHFVSWLSAGIGFALYSTGSKWNAPILILISILLFLHARRARKIGIRWLYLTDTLVSLGIAFLGVVFLGRWELGYLSIILIVSVLFLIFFIVVSEEKEEFLRRIGGALLHFSFLSYLIILWSLAEQMQDLSSWRNISATLSIIFLTFVVQTIDSIRYSRRSDAWDDIYGFSDGMKVSPSGILSGFLASALCYQCADIKGVEYFLPVFGILLLFLRQRTNWNGLGIGLFPFIIAIHSLVIYAARNSGPWEQLVQDIPLIAFCVFAIPLSKINRSEGASTYLSQPGAVALSLHIVIQILLIAGPVSPILPGILWLLFSIFYLEFYVLVSAKSSVWISDWRKSLVNSGVVWGGFALTFVALFIGAHILVHLQSEIYIGIFKVRLLIQIFAIGVFLYWANISVLGKGKDIRISRIIIPLFWELSLLTGIIALTLEIPSNWLPVVWILLAFLTELFSRRLSIIERFHFYSLILFWISCIHTAFLSSSNTTPSSFWTDQEWVGGLISLFFQTAYLIMVRTRPSFQKQEREGFPGTINRLVEKIQTKINILVFYPLFLTVALFLFWSFDAAFLTLLWMTEVFVVFLVGLFLKENHFRYISLSAMVICLLRLIFWDLSQSSTITRALVFLGVGGILILMNTIYSKYRSVEGKGPNVK; this is translated from the coding sequence ATGTCAGAATTTCTCGGTTTCATCGCGTTTATAGTTCTCATTTTTCTATTCGTTTATCCATTTATATTAAGTTCAAGAGTAACGGAATTAAAAGAAAAAGTCCGCCAACTCGAAGATAGAATCAATGAGCTCGAATCGCCTTCAAAGCCTTCTTTACGGGAAAGAGACCGAATTCCGGATGAAAAACCGATTTCGATAAAGGAATCGATAGCTTTGCCGGCAAAAGAGCGGACGTCCTCCGAAGCTCAGAAAAAATCCGTTGCATCGATTCGAGAATCAGTACCGCAAGAATCGCCCTCATCTCCCAAAAAAAATCCGGTGAAATCTCAAACCTGGGAAAAAGTCGAAACGATAGTCGCCCAAAATTGGACGGGGATACTCGGGACCATCATTTTAGTCATGGGCGTAGGATTTTTAGCGATATACGCAGCTTTAAAAGTTTCTCCGATGATCCGCTTCCTAATGGTTTTGGGAATAGCGGCGGGATTATATGCCGTTTCGCTTTATCTTTTAACTAAAGAATTTTGGAAACAAATCTCCTATTGGCTAAAAAGCGCTTCGGGCGCAGTGGTTCTTTTTGCGTGCGTCGGTGCCGCTTCTCTTCCGGGAATGAAGTGGGTCGGTAATGAGATTTTAGCCCTCGTTATCGTGCTCTGTGGAATAACGATAAATTTATCATTAGCTTGGTTTGCGTCCTTACAGAGATTTGCCAGCCTGCATGTCGTTTTGAGCTTGCTAGCTCTCGCCATCTTACCTTTCACAAACTTAGTATTTTGTGTCGGAGTCGGCGTTACGGTTTTTAGCGCGGCCTTATCCTATAAAGCGAAATGGGAGTATCATCTTCTTCAAACGGTGGTCTCTTTCCTAATCGTCAATTTTTTCTTCAAAAACCATATCATTTCATCCGCTGGAGATTACGAATCGACGGCTCGGATTTTCGGACTTACCGGGACGGGTCTCGTCGGAGTAATGTCTCTTCTGGTTCATTATCGAAAAGTATACGCAACGGAAAAACTGGAAATCCTACCGTTTATCACTCATTTTGTTTCCTGGCTAAGCGCTGGTATAGGATTTGCTTTGTATTCCACAGGATCTAAATGGAATGCACCGATCCTGATTCTTATATCAATATTACTCTTTTTGCATGCTCGGAGGGCGCGCAAAATCGGAATTCGCTGGCTCTACCTTACCGACACATTAGTTTCCTTGGGAATCGCATTTCTAGGCGTCGTGTTCCTCGGTCGCTGGGAACTCGGGTATTTATCGATCATCTTGATCGTGAGCGTGCTTTTCCTAATATTTTTTATCGTGGTATCCGAAGAGAAGGAAGAGTTTTTACGACGGATCGGCGGAGCGCTTCTTCATTTTTCCTTTTTGTCGTATTTAATTATTTTATGGTCTTTGGCCGAGCAAATGCAGGATCTTAGTTCTTGGAGAAATATTTCCGCTACGCTTAGCATAATCTTTCTTACCTTTGTAGTGCAAACTATCGATTCGATTCGATATTCCCGACGATCCGATGCCTGGGACGATATTTACGGCTTCTCGGACGGTATGAAAGTGTCACCTTCGGGGATTCTTTCCGGCTTTCTTGCCTCCGCTTTATGTTATCAATGCGCCGACATAAAGGGTGTGGAGTATTTTCTCCCCGTTTTCGGAATTCTTTTATTATTCCTTAGGCAGAGGACGAACTGGAATGGGTTGGGAATCGGTTTGTTTCCATTCATTATCGCAATTCATTCTCTGGTCATCTACGCGGCAAGAAATTCGGGTCCTTGGGAACAGCTCGTCCAGGATATTCCTCTGATCGCATTCTGTGTATTTGCCATTCCATTATCGAAAATTAATCGAAGTGAGGGAGCCTCGACGTACCTATCTCAGCCGGGTGCAGTCGCATTATCTTTGCATATCGTAATACAAATTTTGTTAATCGCAGGGCCGGTATCGCCGATTTTACCGGGAATCCTTTGGTTACTCTTCTCCATTTTCTATTTGGAATTTTACGTATTAGTTTCGGCAAAATCTTCGGTTTGGATTTCCGATTGGCGCAAGAGTCTTGTTAATTCGGGAGTAGTGTGGGGGGGATTTGCATTAACTTTTGTCGCACTCTTTATCGGTGCGCATATTTTGGTTCACCTTCAATCCGAAATCTATATCGGAATATTCAAAGTTAGACTTTTGATTCAAATCTTTGCAATCGGAGTCTTCCTATATTGGGCAAATATTTCCGTATTGGGGAAAGGGAAAGATATTAGAATTAGTCGAATAATAATCCCGCTATTTTGGGAACTTTCTCTTTTAACAGGTATCATCGCTTTAACGCTCGAGATTCCAAGTAACTGGCTACCCGTTGTTTGGATCTTGCTGGCATTCCTTACGGAACTCTTTAGTAGACGGCTTTCAATCATCGAAAGGTTCCATTTTTATTCCCTGATTCTTTTTTGGATTTCGTGCATTCATACCGCTTTTCTATCCAGCTCCAATACGACGCCATCGTCCTTTTGGACGGACCAGGAATGGGTTGGCGGTTTGATATCCTTATTTTTCCAGACGGCGTATCTTATCATGGTTCGCACTCGCCCGTCGTTTCAAAAACAAGAGCGGGAAGGATTTCCCGGAACTATTAACCGTTTAGTCGAAAAGATTCAGACGAAAATCAATATTCTCGTCTTCTATCCGTTATTCTTAACCGTCGCATTATTTCTTTTCTGGAGCTTTGATGCCGCGTTCTTAACGCTGCTATGGATGACCGAAGTCTTCGTCGTTTTTCTTGTAGGGTTATTTCTTAAAGAGAACCATTTCCGCTATATTTCGTTGTCTGCAATGGTAATTTGTCTACTCAGATTGATCTTTTGGGACCTTTCCCAATCATCAACGATTACCAGGGCCCTCGTTTTTCTCGGAGTCGGCGGAATTTTGATCTTAATGAATACGATTTATAGCAAATACAGAAGCGTGGAAGGAAAAGGACCGAATGTTAAATAA